From the genome of Chania multitudinisentens RB-25, one region includes:
- the rnc gene encoding ribonuclease III, whose product MNPIVINRLQRKLGYTFHQQELLLQALTHRSASSKHNERLEFLGDSILSFVIANALYHRFPRVDEGDMSRMRATLVRGNTLAEMAREFDLGECLRLGPGELKSGGFRRESILADTVEALIGGVFLDSDIQTVERLILDWYRSRLDEISPGDKQKDPKTRLQEFLQGRHLPLPSYLVVQVRGEAHDQEFTIHCMVSGLSEPVVGTGSSRRKAEQAAAEQAMKKLELE is encoded by the coding sequence ATGAATCCCATCGTAATAAACAGGCTGCAGCGGAAGCTGGGCTATACTTTTCACCAACAGGAGCTTTTACTGCAAGCGTTAACTCACCGTAGCGCCAGCAGTAAACATAATGAACGTCTTGAGTTTCTGGGTGATTCTATTCTTAGTTTTGTCATCGCCAATGCACTTTATCACCGTTTTCCACGCGTAGATGAAGGCGATATGAGCCGCATGCGTGCCACCCTGGTACGGGGAAATACCTTGGCAGAGATGGCGCGTGAATTCGATTTAGGCGAATGTTTGCGCCTGGGGCCGGGTGAGCTGAAAAGTGGTGGATTCCGCCGCGAATCAATTCTGGCGGATACGGTGGAGGCACTCATTGGTGGCGTGTTTCTGGATAGCGATATTCAGACCGTTGAGCGCCTGATTTTGGACTGGTATCGCAGCCGGTTGGATGAAATCAGCCCCGGTGATAAGCAGAAAGATCCGAAAACCCGCTTACAGGAGTTTTTACAGGGTCGCCATTTGCCGTTGCCTTCTTATCTGGTGGTGCAGGTTCGTGGTGAGGCGCACGATCAGGAATTTACCATCCACTGCATGGTGAGTGGTTTGAGCGAACCCGTAGTGGGTACCGGTTCAAGCCGCCGCAAAGCTGAGCAGGCAGCAGCGGAACAAGCAATGAAAAAGCTGGAGCTTGAATGA
- the era gene encoding GTPase Era, which yields MSEEKQYCGFIAIVGRPNVGKSTLLNQLLGQKVSITSRKPQTTRHRIMGIHTEGAYQAIYVDTPGLHIEEKRAINRLMNRAASSSIGDVELVIFVVEGTNWTADDEMVVNKLRSLRCPVLLAINKVDNVTDKSKLLPHIAFLSQQMNFLDVVPISAEKGMNVDTIASIARKLLPEAEHHFPEDYITDRSQRFMASEIIREKLMRFLGEELPYSVTVEIEQFVANDRGGYDVHGLILVEREGQKKMVIGNKGAKIKTIGIEARQDMEQMFETKVHLELWVKVKSGWADDERALRSLGYVDDLK from the coding sequence ATGAGCGAAGAAAAACAATATTGCGGTTTTATCGCGATTGTTGGTCGCCCCAACGTGGGGAAATCCACGTTGCTGAATCAACTGTTGGGTCAAAAAGTTTCTATCACCTCGCGTAAACCGCAAACGACCCGCCACCGCATTATGGGGATTCATACTGAAGGAGCCTATCAGGCTATTTATGTGGACACCCCCGGGCTGCATATTGAAGAAAAACGCGCCATCAACCGTTTAATGAACCGTGCGGCCAGCAGTTCTATTGGTGATGTAGAACTGGTGATCTTTGTTGTTGAAGGCACTAACTGGACCGCTGATGACGAGATGGTGGTCAATAAACTGCGTAGCCTGAGATGTCCGGTACTGCTGGCGATCAACAAGGTTGACAACGTTACCGACAAATCCAAGTTATTGCCGCATATCGCTTTCCTTAGCCAGCAGATGAATTTCCTTGATGTTGTGCCTATCTCCGCTGAAAAGGGCATGAATGTGGATACCATCGCCAGCATTGCGCGTAAACTGTTGCCGGAAGCGGAACACCACTTCCCAGAAGACTATATTACCGATCGTTCGCAGCGTTTTATGGCATCGGAAATTATTCGTGAAAAACTGATGCGTTTCCTCGGTGAAGAACTGCCCTATTCGGTGACGGTGGAGATTGAACAGTTTGTTGCCAACGATCGCGGGGGTTACGATGTTCACGGCCTGATTCTGGTGGAGCGTGAAGGCCAGAAGAAAATGGTGATCGGTAATAAAGGGGCGAAGATTAAAACCATTGGCATTGAAGCACGCCAGGATATGGAACAGATGTTTGAAACTAAAGTGCATTTGGAACTGTGGGTGAAAGTGAAATCCGGCTGGGCAGACGACGAACGTGCGTTGCGCAGCTTGGGCTATGTTGACGACCTGAAGTAA
- the recO gene encoding DNA repair protein RecO has protein sequence MDGWERAFVLHGRPYSETSLMLDLFTEGHGRVRLLAKGARSRRSNLKGCLQPFTPLLVRWGGRGEVKTLRNAEAVSLGLPLNGMMLYSGLYVNELLSRVLEQEGNYSVLFFDYLQCLQALAAEDSSPEHALRQFELALLSHLGYGLDFLHCAGSGEPVDDGMTYRYREEKGFIASLVVDHYSFTGRELRALAERQFPDIPTLRAAKRFTRMALKPYLGGKPLKSRELFRQFVRKQPNTPIDEA, from the coding sequence ATGGATGGCTGGGAGCGCGCTTTCGTCTTGCATGGTCGGCCGTACAGTGAAACCAGCCTGATGCTGGATCTGTTCACGGAAGGCCATGGGCGGGTGCGCTTGCTGGCAAAAGGCGCGCGTAGCCGCCGTTCCAACTTAAAAGGGTGTCTGCAACCTTTTACCCCGCTGTTGGTACGCTGGGGCGGGCGTGGCGAAGTCAAAACCCTGCGTAACGCCGAAGCCGTCTCTCTCGGTTTACCTCTGAATGGCATGATGCTGTATAGCGGCCTGTACGTGAATGAATTGCTGTCGCGCGTCTTGGAGCAGGAAGGCAATTATTCGGTACTTTTTTTTGATTATCTACAATGCCTACAAGCCTTGGCAGCAGAAGACAGTTCACCGGAACATGCCCTGCGCCAGTTCGAACTGGCTCTGTTAAGCCACCTTGGCTACGGCCTGGATTTTCTGCATTGTGCCGGCAGCGGTGAGCCAGTTGATGATGGCATGACCTATCGTTACCGTGAGGAAAAAGGCTTCATTGCCAGTTTGGTGGTGGATCATTACAGTTTTACTGGCCGTGAATTGCGCGCCTTGGCTGAACGGCAGTTCCCTGATATTCCCACCTTGAGAGCGGCCAAACGCTTTACCCGTATGGCCCTGAAGCCCTACCTTGGCGGCAAACCGTTGAAGAGCCGGGAACTGTTCCGGCAGTTTGTGCGCAAACAACCCAATACTCCCATTGACGAAGCTTAG
- the pdxJ gene encoding pyridoxine 5'-phosphate synthase translates to MADLLLGVNIDHIATLRNARGTNYPDPVQAAFIAEQAGADGITVHLREDRRHITDRDVRILRQTIQTRMNLEMAVTDEMLDIAIELKPHFCCLVPEKRQEVTTEGGLDVAGQLDKMTVAVERLAQAGILVSLFIDADHRQIDAAVAVGAPYIEIHTGAYAEAEGELAVRTELKRIAAAATYAAGKGLKVNAGHGLTYHNVQPIAALPEMHELNIGHAIVGQAVMSGLPAAVADMKLLMREARR, encoded by the coding sequence ATGGCTGATTTGTTGCTGGGCGTTAATATCGATCATATCGCCACATTACGTAACGCACGCGGAACCAACTATCCCGATCCGGTGCAAGCGGCATTCATCGCCGAGCAGGCGGGTGCTGACGGTATTACTGTTCATTTACGCGAAGATCGCCGCCACATTACCGATCGTGACGTGCGTATTCTACGCCAGACAATTCAGACGCGCATGAACCTGGAAATGGCGGTGACTGACGAAATGCTTGATATCGCCATTGAGTTGAAACCGCATTTTTGCTGCCTGGTGCCAGAAAAACGCCAGGAAGTGACCACCGAAGGTGGGCTGGACGTGGCAGGGCAACTGGACAAAATGACTGTGGCGGTTGAGCGCTTGGCTCAGGCAGGGATTTTGGTCTCGTTGTTCATTGATGCCGATCATCGCCAGATCGATGCTGCCGTTGCCGTGGGTGCGCCGTATATCGAAATTCATACGGGTGCTTATGCTGAAGCGGAAGGTGAGCTGGCCGTTCGAACTGAACTGAAGCGGATCGCTGCGGCAGCAACCTATGCCGCAGGTAAAGGGCTGAAAGTGAATGCGGGTCATGGCCTGACTTACCATAATGTTCAACCGATTGCTGCACTGCCGGAAATGCACGAACTGAATATCGGCCATGCGATCGTCGGCCAAGCGGTAATGAGTGGTTTGCCAGCCGCCGTCGCCGATATGAAATTGCTGATGCGTGAAGCGCGTCGCTGA
- the acpS gene encoding holo-ACP synthase: MAILGLGTDIVEIARIDAVVERRGERLARRVLSQGEWEVYQQHQQPVRFLAKRFAVKEAAAKAFGTGIRNGLAFNQFEVFSDGLGKPNIRLHGHAAELAQKMGVVSIHVSLADERRYACATVILEG, encoded by the coding sequence ATGGCGATTCTTGGCTTAGGCACCGATATCGTTGAGATAGCACGCATTGACGCAGTGGTTGAACGCCGCGGTGAGCGCTTGGCGCGCCGTGTGTTGAGCCAGGGCGAATGGGAAGTGTATCAGCAGCATCAGCAGCCGGTACGCTTCCTTGCCAAACGTTTTGCGGTGAAAGAGGCTGCCGCCAAAGCTTTTGGCACAGGAATTCGCAACGGGTTAGCGTTCAATCAGTTCGAGGTGTTTAGCGATGGCCTGGGTAAACCCAATATCCGCCTGCATGGCCATGCGGCTGAACTGGCGCAAAAGATGGGGGTTGTTTCGATCCATGTTTCTCTGGCAGATGAACGTCGTTATGCCTGTGCGACCGTGATTCTAGAGGGATAA
- a CDS encoding YfhL family 4Fe-4S dicluster ferredoxin, with the protein MALLITKRCINCDMCEPECPNQAISMGNDIYQIDVNRCTECVGHYDTPTCQQVCPIDNTIVIDPQHVENQEQLWEKFVVLHHTDLL; encoded by the coding sequence ATGGCTCTCTTGATTACCAAACGCTGCATTAACTGTGATATGTGCGAGCCAGAATGCCCCAATCAGGCGATTTCAATGGGCAATGACATTTACCAGATCGACGTTAACCGCTGCACCGAGTGTGTTGGGCACTACGATACACCAACTTGCCAACAGGTTTGCCCGATCGACAATACCATCGTGATCGATCCGCAGCACGTTGAAAATCAGGAACAACTGTGGGAAAAATTTGTGGTGCTGCACCATACCGACCTTTTGTAA
- a CDS encoding GMC oxidoreductase has product MVSRRRFLLGCGALGAGSIAGFQPAPAHATLSALNTLKYKIHVPEIFQTVKRPPAYTPVIVIGSGFGGAVSALRFSQAGEKVTVLERGFKWPTGPFRTTFSNDTLPDGRAFWHRNSAKMIAGNTAYFDKFAGVMDVTEYPNMTVWRGAAVGGGSVIFTGVMIQPERQYFDAIFGGGVSYDEMDKKYYPLVRKMLNLNSMPLDIYNSSPFGHSRIWDQQSRKAGYTTAPIDSIFNWDVVRAELTGRSLPSAISGASNHGNSNGAKYDLNQNYLRQAEATGLTTVYPGHEVSDISWDGHRYLISVTQSSPEGKQLNRYELSCDRLVLAAGSIGTTELLVKAQAKGTLPNLNEEIGQGWGSNGDTIVTRSFSAIKGLQQGSPSASRIHDRNAGLPVTLENWYVPGVPVNLGIIGSLGMAFDETNRGDFVYDKARGKVNLRWAANGNADIVEAARYVNNRICDANGVIPGVPIFKEDVAGLNWTAHPLGGAVLDKALDNEGRVIGYNGLYVMDGAAIPGSTGSVNPALTITALAERNIERIIAAGG; this is encoded by the coding sequence ATGGTATCCCGTAGACGATTTCTTTTAGGTTGTGGTGCGCTGGGTGCTGGAAGCATCGCCGGTTTTCAGCCTGCCCCGGCACATGCCACTTTATCGGCTCTCAATACGCTGAAATATAAAATTCACGTTCCTGAAATTTTCCAAACGGTAAAACGGCCTCCTGCTTACACGCCGGTTATTGTAATTGGTTCGGGGTTCGGTGGGGCTGTTTCGGCTTTGCGTTTTTCGCAGGCCGGTGAGAAAGTGACCGTTTTGGAAAGAGGCTTCAAATGGCCAACTGGGCCGTTTCGTACCACGTTTAGCAACGACACGTTGCCTGATGGAAGGGCATTCTGGCACCGGAATAGCGCCAAAATGATTGCTGGCAACACGGCTTATTTTGATAAGTTTGCTGGCGTGATGGATGTCACTGAATATCCCAATATGACGGTATGGCGCGGCGCGGCGGTTGGCGGTGGTTCAGTTATCTTTACCGGTGTCATGATTCAACCGGAACGCCAATATTTTGATGCAATCTTTGGTGGCGGTGTCAGTTACGACGAAATGGATAAAAAATATTATCCTCTGGTGCGCAAAATGCTGAACCTTAATTCCATGCCACTGGATATTTATAACAGCTCACCATTTGGTCATTCACGCATTTGGGATCAGCAATCAAGAAAAGCGGGTTATACCACGGCACCGATTGACTCGATCTTTAACTGGGATGTCGTAAGAGCTGAACTTACAGGGCGCAGCTTACCTTCAGCCATCTCCGGTGCCAGTAACCACGGCAACAGTAATGGGGCCAAGTACGACTTAAACCAGAACTACCTACGGCAGGCGGAAGCAACGGGGTTAACGACGGTTTATCCAGGGCATGAAGTCTCTGATATTTCATGGGATGGCCATCGGTATTTAATCAGTGTTACCCAATCTTCTCCTGAGGGTAAGCAACTGAACCGTTATGAGCTTTCTTGCGACCGCCTCGTTTTAGCCGCAGGTTCGATTGGTACCACGGAATTACTGGTCAAGGCGCAGGCCAAAGGCACGTTGCCTAACTTGAACGAAGAGATAGGCCAAGGCTGGGGCAGTAACGGGGATACTATCGTGACGCGCAGTTTCTCTGCGATCAAAGGGCTACAACAGGGTTCTCCAAGTGCTTCACGTATACATGACAGAAATGCTGGGCTACCGGTGACCTTGGAGAACTGGTATGTGCCGGGTGTCCCAGTCAATCTGGGCATTATCGGATCGCTGGGTATGGCATTTGATGAAACAAATCGCGGGGATTTTGTTTACGACAAAGCCAGAGGCAAAGTTAATCTGCGCTGGGCTGCCAATGGTAATGCCGATATTGTGGAAGCTGCTCGCTATGTGAATAACCGGATTTGTGATGCCAATGGGGTTATTCCGGGTGTGCCTATCTTTAAAGAAGATGTTGCTGGTTTGAATTGGACAGCTCATCCTCTAGGCGGCGCCGTGCTGGATAAAGCGCTGGATAATGAAGGGCGAGTTATCGGTTATAACGGGCTGTACGTTATGGATGGTGCCGCTATTCCTGGTTCAACGGGCTCTGTTAACCCGGCTCTGACTATTACCGCGCTAGCGGAGCGCAATATAGAACGGATTATTGCTGCCGGGGGATGA
- a CDS encoding MurR/RpiR family transcriptional regulator — MSTLLRIRQMYPTLAQNDRKLADFLLHNAEQARHLSSQKLAQLAGVSQSSVVKFAQKMGYKGFPALKLALSETLAQPQAEPVVTVHNHILSSDSLKTVGEKLLAEKQAALRATLDINSEQRLHTALDMLRAARRVVLVGLGASGLVAKDLSFKLLKIGVMAVAETDIHVQLATAQALCKEDLLLAISFSGERREINLAAEEARIAGAPVLALTSFTPNGLQQRADHCLYTIAEEPNTRSAAISSSTAQFALTDLLFMALIQHDLDHARDRIRHSEQLVKKLL; from the coding sequence ATGAGTACCCTTCTTCGCATTCGCCAGATGTACCCGACACTGGCTCAAAACGACCGCAAACTGGCGGACTTTCTCTTGCACAATGCTGAACAAGCGCGCCATCTCAGCTCACAGAAATTAGCCCAATTAGCCGGCGTCAGCCAGTCTAGCGTCGTCAAATTCGCCCAAAAAATGGGCTATAAGGGTTTTCCGGCCTTGAAACTGGCCTTGAGCGAAACGCTGGCCCAACCACAGGCCGAGCCGGTCGTTACCGTCCATAATCACATCCTCAGTAGCGATTCGCTGAAAACCGTGGGTGAAAAATTATTGGCGGAAAAACAGGCAGCCCTGCGCGCAACCTTGGATATCAACAGTGAACAACGGCTGCACACCGCACTGGATATGCTCCGGGCAGCACGGCGAGTGGTTTTGGTTGGGTTAGGCGCTTCTGGATTAGTGGCGAAAGATCTTTCATTCAAACTGTTAAAAATTGGCGTGATGGCCGTGGCCGAAACGGATATTCATGTTCAATTGGCAACAGCACAGGCTTTATGCAAAGAAGATCTGCTGCTAGCGATTTCGTTCAGCGGGGAACGGCGCGAAATCAATCTGGCGGCAGAAGAAGCCCGTATTGCCGGAGCCCCCGTGCTGGCTTTAACCAGTTTTACCCCTAATGGTTTACAACAACGCGCCGATCATTGCCTGTATACCATCGCCGAAGAGCCCAATACGCGCAGCGCCGCCATCTCTTCTAGTACGGCGCAATTTGCCCTGACCGATCTCTTGTTTATGGCCTTGATCCAGCATGATCTCGATCATGCCCGCGATCGCATCCGCCACAGCGAACAACTGGTGAAAAAACTGCTGTAA
- the murQ gene encoding N-acetylmuramic acid 6-phosphate etherase, producing MNLSTLVSEARNPTTMMLDEMSSLEMMICFNNEDRKVPEAIASVLPEIAQAADLAADALRAGGRLIYLGAGTSGRLGVLDASECPPTFGVPHGMVVGVIAGGPGALFKAVEGAEDDVALGEADLKALNLEARDMVVGLAASGRTPYVIGALQFARQVGCPTVAISCNPDSPIAKAAQVAISPVVGPEALTGSTRMKSGTAQKLVLNMISTGAMVKLGKVYQNLMVDVKASNEKLVDRACRIVVEATGAVRSQAEEALAQTGFEVKPAILMILADITAEEAHQRLQQHNGYLRAALMC from the coding sequence ATGAATTTAAGTACATTAGTCTCAGAAGCTCGCAACCCTACCACTATGATGTTAGACGAAATGTCATCTTTGGAGATGATGATTTGCTTCAATAACGAAGATCGTAAAGTCCCTGAAGCCATTGCTAGCGTATTGCCAGAAATCGCTCAAGCGGCGGATTTAGCCGCGGATGCTCTGCGGGCTGGGGGGCGTTTAATCTATCTGGGGGCGGGCACCAGCGGCAGATTGGGCGTTTTAGATGCTTCGGAATGCCCGCCAACTTTCGGTGTGCCTCATGGTATGGTGGTTGGTGTGATTGCCGGTGGGCCAGGGGCGTTGTTTAAGGCGGTAGAAGGCGCTGAAGATGATGTTGCGCTAGGCGAAGCCGACCTGAAAGCCTTGAACCTGGAAGCGCGTGATATGGTGGTGGGGCTGGCGGCCTCCGGGCGCACGCCTTATGTCATTGGTGCGTTACAGTTCGCTCGCCAAGTCGGTTGCCCAACGGTGGCGATTTCCTGTAATCCAGATTCCCCGATTGCCAAGGCAGCGCAGGTTGCCATCTCGCCAGTGGTCGGCCCGGAAGCGTTGACGGGTTCCACACGGATGAAATCGGGTACTGCACAGAAATTGGTGCTGAACATGATTTCCACCGGGGCAATGGTGAAGCTAGGGAAGGTTTATCAGAACCTGATGGTCGATGTGAAAGCCAGCAATGAAAAGCTGGTGGATCGTGCCTGCCGTATTGTGGTGGAAGCTACCGGAGCCGTTCGCAGCCAAGCGGAAGAAGCCTTGGCCCAAACCGGATTTGAGGTAAAACCCGCGATCCTGATGATCCTGGCTGACATTACGGCGGAAGAAGCGCACCAGCGCTTACAGCAACACAACGGCTATTTGCGGGCGGCTTTGATGTGTTAA
- the yfhb gene encoding phosphatidylglycerophosphatase C: MAEKPGQEGEQARRVVFFDLDGTLHREDMFGSFLRFLLRHLPLNVVLVLPLLPLVGLGMLMSGRAARWPVSLLLWAITFGRSEAVLQALELRFIACFRHKVTAFPVIQMRLRHYLNEHDAQVWIITGSPERLVKQVYQDSTFLPRVHLVGSHIARRYGGWVLTLRCLGRQKVLQLEQRLGSPLKLYSGYSDSKQDNPLLVFCEHRWRVSKEGELQQLN; this comes from the coding sequence GTGGCCGAAAAACCAGGCCAAGAAGGGGAACAAGCTCGCCGGGTAGTGTTTTTTGACCTGGACGGTACGCTGCATCGGGAAGATATGTTCGGCAGTTTCCTGCGCTTTTTGTTGCGGCATTTGCCGCTGAATGTCGTGTTGGTACTGCCGTTATTGCCCCTGGTTGGGTTAGGAATGCTGATGAGTGGGCGTGCCGCACGCTGGCCGGTGAGCCTATTGCTGTGGGCGATAACCTTTGGCCGCTCTGAGGCGGTGTTGCAAGCGCTGGAGCTGCGGTTTATCGCCTGTTTTCGCCATAAAGTCACTGCGTTTCCGGTGATACAGATGCGTTTGCGCCACTACCTTAACGAACACGATGCGCAAGTGTGGATAATCACCGGTTCACCGGAACGGCTAGTGAAACAGGTCTACCAGGATTCTACTTTTCTGCCGCGGGTGCATTTGGTGGGGAGCCACATCGCGCGCCGTTATGGGGGATGGGTACTGACGCTGCGCTGCTTGGGGCGACAAAAAGTGCTGCAACTGGAACAGCGTCTCGGTTCACCGCTGAAATTATACAGTGGTTACAGCGACAGCAAGCAGGATAACCCGCTGCTGGTTTTTTGCGAGCACCGCTGGCGGGTAAGTAAAGAAGGTGAATTGCAGCAATTGAATTGA
- a CDS encoding DUF2157 domain-containing protein, whose product MKLNKKNAAVVHKALNSWLDEGVLTPEQRQHLLQNMQIQPFDWRRLARYAFLAALASLVIAITSLFTDHWLLQQLGELFRFDAPVRMMIAALLAVLVYVWALRRRIRTPDKRYSNEAILFIAVLLTACALWQLGVWLDNGSGRVSALLMLAALLYGAIGWFSRSGLVWWFALLSLGNAFGAETGYMSGWGAYWLGMSYPIRFIAFGLVLIAAARLLQPALAQRGLDRVSLAMGLLYLFIALWILSIFGNYGDLDSWYSTRQIELLHWSLLFGLAAAAAIWLGLKHDDGMLRGFGLTFLGINLYTRFFEFFWDSMPKAVFFVLLGISLWALGHYAEKIWRLGRQPQDMTDD is encoded by the coding sequence ATGAAGCTCAACAAAAAAAATGCCGCAGTGGTACATAAAGCCCTTAACAGTTGGCTGGACGAAGGTGTGCTCACTCCCGAACAGCGCCAGCACCTGCTGCAAAATATGCAGATTCAGCCTTTTGACTGGCGCCGGCTGGCACGCTATGCGTTTCTTGCCGCACTGGCTTCATTGGTGATCGCCATCACCAGCCTGTTTACCGACCATTGGTTACTGCAACAGCTCGGTGAATTGTTCCGTTTTGATGCGCCAGTGCGCATGATGATTGCTGCCTTGCTGGCGGTTCTGGTCTACGTTTGGGCATTGCGCCGTCGCATACGCACCCCAGACAAGCGCTACAGTAATGAAGCCATCTTGTTTATTGCCGTTCTGCTCACCGCCTGCGCGCTATGGCAGTTGGGCGTCTGGTTGGATAACGGCAGCGGGCGTGTATCTGCGCTGCTGATGTTGGCTGCTTTGTTGTACGGTGCCATCGGCTGGTTCAGCCGTTCCGGGTTAGTATGGTGGTTCGCCTTGCTGTCACTCGGCAACGCTTTTGGCGCAGAAACCGGCTATATGTCGGGTTGGGGCGCTTACTGGCTGGGCATGAGTTACCCGATCCGTTTTATTGCTTTTGGTCTTGTGCTGATCGCCGCTGCACGCCTGCTGCAACCGGCGTTAGCCCAACGCGGCCTGGATCGGGTTTCGCTAGCTATGGGGCTATTGTATCTGTTTATCGCCCTGTGGATCCTGTCCATCTTCGGTAACTATGGCGATCTGGACAGTTGGTACAGTACGCGTCAGATCGAACTGCTTCACTGGAGCCTGCTGTTTGGCCTTGCTGCCGCAGCGGCTATCTGGCTCGGGCTCAAGCATGATGATGGCATGCTGCGCGGGTTTGGCTTAACGTTCCTCGGTATCAATCTGTACACCCGTTTTTTCGAATTCTTCTGGGACAGTATGCCAAAGGCCGTTTTCTTTGTTCTGCTGGGGATAAGCCTGTGGGCCCTGGGTCACTATGCGGAAAAAATCTGGCGATTGGGGCGTCAGCCACAGGATATGACCGACGACTGA
- a CDS encoding response regulator transcription factor — translation MKILIAEDDAHIRNGLMEVLAHEGYHPIAAENGAQALVLYHQQQPDFIILDIMMPELDGYKVCKEIRQHDQQIPIVFLSARDEEIDRVIGLELGADDYISKPFGIHEMRARIKTIARRCLRQTSDAEENTSFPFGDLRVFPNELCATRGEQRLELSLREVNILRYLYQHKNRVVTRDMLFDAVWGYDHLPQSRTLDQHISKLRKTIELDPANPVLVRTVHGMGYRYQSS, via the coding sequence GTGAAAATATTGATCGCCGAAGACGATGCCCACATTCGCAATGGTTTAATGGAGGTACTAGCACATGAAGGTTACCACCCCATCGCGGCAGAAAACGGCGCGCAGGCATTGGTGCTGTACCACCAGCAACAGCCGGATTTCATTATTCTCGACATCATGATGCCGGAGCTGGATGGATATAAAGTGTGCAAAGAGATTCGCCAGCACGATCAGCAGATCCCCATCGTGTTCCTGTCAGCCAGAGATGAGGAAATTGACCGGGTGATCGGGTTAGAACTCGGTGCAGACGACTACATCAGCAAACCGTTCGGCATCCATGAAATGCGTGCCAGGATCAAGACCATCGCTCGGCGCTGCCTGCGCCAAACGTCGGATGCGGAGGAAAATACCAGCTTCCCATTTGGTGACCTTAGGGTCTTCCCTAATGAACTATGCGCCACCCGCGGGGAGCAGCGTCTCGAACTGTCGCTGCGCGAGGTTAATATCCTGCGCTATCTGTATCAACATAAAAACCGGGTGGTCACTCGGGATATGCTGTTTGACGCGGTTTGGGGATACGACCATCTGCCACAAAGCCGAACGCTCGATCAGCATATTTCCAAACTGCGCAAGACCATTGAATTAGATCCGGCCAATCCGGTCCTGGTGCGCACGGTGCATGGTATGGGCTATCGTTACCAATCAAGCTAA